DNA from Pseudomonas putida:
TCGCGCCGACCCACTGTGCCGGAGGGTTCAGGCAGTAAAGATAGAATGATTCGGCATCTGATCCAACTAGATTAGCCGGACTTTTGCCAGCTATAAGCACCGACCACAGAGTCAATTTTTCGAATGCTCGAAGCTTAAGGTGATTAGGCCCCATGTTGATAAACGAATGGAACAGTGATGCGCCAGCCGAGCAGATATCCCCATTTGCCGCCGGATTAAATGAAGTTAATAAATAGGTTATTACCTTTATAGGAAGCGGGGCCGCAATCTCATTTTTCACGAGATACAAAGGGACTGGTGTGGCAGGTGTGCAAAGGCTTAGCCCAGCAGCCTCTTGGTAAAACTTATTGATAGCAGAGAAGTCTAATTTCTTGTTAGTTAGCCTTGATCTGTGCCGCTTGTTCCTATCAAAACCACTCTGCCAGGGACTTCCATGCGCTCGGCATCGTGCGCACCCCAAAAGAAAGGCTCTTAACATTTTAGTTGGAATCAAGCCACTTGAACCAAGCTTGGGGATATACGCTGCCGAGTAATTTCTGGCTCGGCAATGAAATAGCGGTCGAATTTCATCTGTTGTAGGGTAAGCCGGCAGCTTAGAAATGCTTCTCCAACGAAAAAAATACTCCATATAAGCCTCAGGAATCTCACCAGCAATAGATCCCTGACCCGTGTTGACTTTGAATCGACCATTGTCCCGATCTGATAAATCAAAGCAATCCCAGGTAAGGTAGTCAGCGCAATCTCTCAGGGGTATTTTGAGGTAAAATGAGGTGGCAAACAAAAGCAAGCCAAGCTCTAACCCCGCCTTTCCTTTAGTGTTTTCTTTAAATTCATCCAGATAATTGCGGCACCAAGACTCTGCTGAACTGCAGCAACATGTATTATTTCGTGGGATTTCAGAGCGGGGAAGAGGACAGTACACGAGACCAATAGACTCAGAACACAGAGCAAAAAATCTATTAATAACGCATCTGGTGTCAGGCGAACGTAAGGGGGCATTAAATGGGCGCCATTTCGGATTGGGCTTTAGAGCACCATCTTCTTTTATAAATCTCTTGACATGCTTGGATATCCATGACTCAGGAGGATTCTTGCAAAAGTTCAAGAAATCTAGGACGTCTTTGTTGTTCAGTTCTGCCAGGGATTTCCTTGCAACAATGAAGCTCCACAGTAAAAACTTTTCCAAAACCGAAATATTCCAGCGGGTATAATTTGGCGTAGCCCTTATAGCAATCGCGTAATCAGCCATCAGTGCTTGGCTTTCTTGAGCCCGCAAAGCCGGCGGAAGGCTTTCGATGTAAACGTTCACCAGCTTTTTTTCCGCGCAAGATCTTCCGCTCGCACCTTCGGCAGGCGAGTCGGGGTGCGTCAGCAAGGCATGAAATCTCAAACTCATAATTTGTAGTCCGAACACGGCCCAGCAATCGCGAAGGGAAATAGTCCCGAGTCTTAGATATCCCAGGGGCTGAAATTTAGACAGCACATGCCGCGAAAGCAAACATCAGGGCGCATCAGTCGATGCAGAGGGATTATTGTCCGATTAATTTTCAGCAAAAGGCCAGGCTATGGCACAGGCCCGCAATTTCGGCGCGAGAACAAATTGATAGAAAACAGGAATCTGCGTCAGCGCTGGGACTGGGTGAATTCTGTTTTCCAATTTACTTTCGCCACAGTACACACGAAAAAGAATTTCTCGTTGGCTGCAGATACGAGAAATCAATGGCTTGAGGCCGGTTGTTTCCGATTAAGCACTGAGCTGTAGGTAGCCACCGGATTGAGATAGTACGTCAGCTGTGAGACACAGCAGATTGATGTTCCTGGCTTTCCGGTTAACTCGCTCACGTTTCCACTTAATCAGTGAGGGTTACAGATAGCGTTAATTGATGCCGTGCTAAGAGTTGAGGACGCTGAGTGGAGTCGTCCCCTCAAATACACTATTTAACATAATATGCATTATGAGTAACCTCATATTTCAGTGCCGTACCGTGGACGGCCAGATGTTAAGCCAGCACAAGCTCCTCACTCATTCAAACCGTTGGCTTAATTGATCCAGGTTAAGGTTGGCTCACATTACCTTGAGTAAAATGCGAGCTCCGCACCCTCACGGGGAATCTGGCATGACGATCATCGTAACCGGCGCCGCGGGATTCATCGGCAGCAATCTCGTTCAGGCACTCAACCAACGCAACGAGACCAATATCATTGCCGTCGACGATCTGACCGATGGCGACAAGTTCAGCAACCTGGCCGACAGTGAAATTGCCGATTACCTGGACAAGGACGATTTTCTCGACCGGTTCGGTCGCGGCCAGTTTGGCAAGGTGCGCGCCGTTCTGCACCAGGGTGCGTGTTCAAGCACCGTCGAAGGCGACGGTCGTTTCATGATGGACAACAACTACCGGTTCAGCCGTGAGTTGCTGACGTCTGCACAGCACCAGGAAATCCCGCTGCTATATGCATCATCGGCCGCCGTATACGGCGCAGGACGCATCTTTAGCGAACAGCGTGAGTGTGAACGCCCGCTGAACGTCTATGGCTATTCCAAGTTTCTGTTCGATCAACAGGTGCGCCGGCAACTGACGGCGGCTCGCAGCCAGGTCGTCGGCTTGCGTTATTTCAATGTCTACGGGCCCCATGAGCAGCATAAAGGCCCGATGGCCTCAGTGGCCTTACACTGCTTCAATCAGTACCAGGCTCGCGGAAAAGTCAGCTTGTTCGGTAGCTATGGGGACTTCCCCAGCGGTGGCCATCTGCGGGATTTCGTCTCTGTTGAGGATGTGGTCAAGGTCAATATGTTCTTCCTTGAGCGACCACAACTCAGTGGCATATTCAATGTTGGCAGTGGTCGTGCCCAGCCATTCAACGACGTTGCTCTGGCTGTGATCAATCGGCTGCGCGAACGGCAAGACCTACCCCCTTTGTCGCTTGATATGGCCTTGCTTGAGGGGGTGCTGGAGTACAGCGAATTTCCTGATCATTTGCGTGGCAAATACCAGTG
Protein-coding regions in this window:
- the rfaD gene encoding ADP-glyceromanno-heptose 6-epimerase, whose protein sequence is MTIIVTGAAGFIGSNLVQALNQRNETNIIAVDDLTDGDKFSNLADSEIADYLDKDDFLDRFGRGQFGKVRAVLHQGACSSTVEGDGRFMMDNNYRFSRELLTSAQHQEIPLLYASSAAVYGAGRIFSEQRECERPLNVYGYSKFLFDQQVRRQLTAARSQVVGLRYFNVYGPHEQHKGPMASVALHCFNQYQARGKVSLFGSYGDFPSGGHLRDFVSVEDVVKVNMFFLERPQLSGIFNVGSGRAQPFNDVALAVINRLRERQDLPPLSLDMALLEGVLEYSEFPDHLRGKYQCYTCADLERLRAAGYKAPTLTVQQGVARYCDWLQGNQSPPPAPFKQAAAA